Proteins found in one Coffea eugenioides isolate CCC68of chromosome 5, Ceug_1.0, whole genome shotgun sequence genomic segment:
- the LOC113772594 gene encoding hevamine-A-like: protein MAANLRPLFLAIISLLTISCLIRSSEGSVAGIYWGRSSREANLSEICTNSTYEIVVIASLKFVGYQAVLELDHHCDPSINGSCAFLGAQIESCQSKGIKVFVSLDGRPDFCSRDVQYVAEHIWNNFLGGQSDSRPFGDAVVDGIDFHIQSGSNRYLDALAETLSKYSTTDKKVYLSAAPRCRIPDYYLGTAIKKGLFDYVWVQFFEEPSCDYSSGNITNLSISWEEWHSYVPDNTALFLGLTGISGVEGYIKCRDLRNVVIPYVEQYSKYGGLMVLEGTTYCGHYDEIIRPYVKL from the coding sequence ATGGCTGCTAATTTACGACCTCTGTTCTTAGCAATAATATCCCTGCTGACGATTTCATGCTTGATCAGGTCCTCAGAAGGCTCCGTAGCTGGGATCTACTGGGGCCGAAGCTCTCGTGAAGCAAACCTGAGTGAGATATGCACCAACAGTACCTACGAAATCGTGGTTATCGCCTCCCTTAAATTTGTCGGTTACCAAGCAGTCTTGGAGTTGGATCACCATTGCGACCCAAGCATCAACGGCAGCTGCGCCTTCCTAGGTGCTCAGATAGAATCCTGCCAGAGCAAAGGCATCAAGGTGTTTGTTTCCCTTGATGGGAGGCCTGACTTTTGTTCCCGTGATGTTCAATATGTTGCAGAACATATCTGGAACAATTTTTTGGGTGGTCAGTCAGACTCCCGTCCTTTCGGTGATGCCGTTGTAGATGGAATAGATTTCCATATTCAAAGCGGATCAAACAGGTATTTGGATGCCCTCGCTGAGACACTCTCGAAGTATAGCACAACTGACAAAAAGGTGTACTTATCTGCAGCACCACGATGTCGCATTCCTGACTATTATCTTGGCACTGCTATAAAAAAAGGCCTCTTTGACTACGTGTGGGTGCAATTTTTCGAGGAACCTTCATGCGATTACAGTTCGGGCAATATCACTAACCTCTCCATAAGTTGGGAAGAATGGCATAGTTATGTACCCGATAATACTGCATTGTTCCTGGGATTAACTGGAATTTCTGGCGTCGAAGGCTACATCAAATGTCGCGACCTCAGGAATGTGGTTATTCCCTATGTGGAGCAGTATTCCAAATATGGAGGGCTCATGGTGCTTGAGGGCACAACCTATTGCGGTCATTATGATGAAATAATCAGGCCTTATGTTAAACTCTGA